In a genomic window of Oncorhynchus kisutch isolate 150728-3 linkage group LG9, Okis_V2, whole genome shotgun sequence:
- the LOC109896809 gene encoding flocculation protein FLO11 has translation MDVRVQANPNLHFGVNGGHDGANRNSRSRPFEDNALQFLSQEEQDCILFFEETIDSLLTAPVVDELDGPGPPILASAPSTVPSRSALDRPTSTKDQDIIDLVRPAQPDLVHPIQAPFKSSMPDFTQNMVVNNPERHFDNKPRREVMENFPTECNLPLPGKDNAPYGHALYQPVGSVPTPVVIAQKIAENQGSGGNTNILSSSLLSNHRRNLDLENIERPPTSPDYPIKQGPTTSAKPNHYPVNISMITGSKQHHSDSLASVNLQDRKSQMLANLSGTSHPVEAEELHGLQKVQVNLPTRSVSFRDPTPNKSRMEALSKLGLSRNRSPSGDFSLIITPKSSTNTKPAAAPISVATPTPVPTPTLTPMSKPGVARQARPLPPVSVNTNSSHASIHDNKPASPPPEVSSKDFNSYGGKTIVVNPSKVAAAAPSTSSHGSKAHPVTSHSDFNPYGGKTKVMKPAPVTTTRPDPPQPDIQSRAIPPPASTSARVMPTPASNFTPAKVMPPPVSTPTPARVMPPPAFNSTPAKRMPPPTSTSIPTKVETMPYEVNSYGGKTRMVTPSHTTSPITTPDILTHTLVRSPSKASSPVPSQAPRPFCYSTPPSSNRVVASPPEPRPKSAVSKPSFRSQGITVQFSGRGASDESRRDALRKLGLLKGTF, from the exons ATGGACGTCCGAGTGCAGGCCAATCCTAACCTCCATTTCGGGGTCAACGGGGGTCATGATGGCGCTAATAGAAACTCCCGCAGTAGACCATTT GAGGATAACGCGCTTCAGTTCTTAAGCCAGGAGGAGCAGGATTGTATCCTGTTCTTTGAGGAGACCATTGACTCCCTTCTGACTGCCCCAGTAGTAGATGAGCTTGATGGACCAGGACCCCCCATCCTGGCATCTGCCCCCAGCACCGTACCATCCCGCTCAGCCTTGGACAGACCCACCAGCACCAAGGACCAGGACATCATAGACCTGGTTCGCCCAGCACAGCCTGATCTAGTCCACCCCATACAGGCACCGTTCAAGTCCTCCATGCCAG ATTTCACCCAGAATATGGTGGTGAACAACCCTGAGAGGCATTTTGATAACAAACCGAGGCGCGAGGTGATGGAAAACTTCCCTACAGAGTGCAACCTGCCCCTTCCTGGAAAAGACAATGCCCCCTATGGCCACGCCCTGTACCAGCCTGTAGGCTCCGTCCCCACCCCTGTCGTCATCGCCCAGAAGATCGCAGAGAACCAGGGGAGCGGGGGGAATACcaacatcctctcctcctccctcctgtccaACCACCGTAGGAACCTTGATTTGGAGAACATAGAGAGACCACCCACCTCCCCAGATTATCCAATCAAACAGGGTCCGACCACCTCAGCCAAGCCCAACCATTACCCCGTCAACATCAGCATGATAACGGGCAGCAAACAGCACCACAGCGATTCGCTGGCCAGTGTGAACCTCCAGGACAGGAAGTCTCAGATGCTGGCTAACCTATCAGGGACATCCCACCCTGTGGAGGCAGAGGAACTCCATGGGCTGCAGAAGGTCCAGGTTAACCTTCCCACCCGCAGTGTGTCTTTCAGGGATCCCACTCCAAATAAGTCCCGGATGGAGGCACTGTCCAAACTGGGCTTGAGCCGAAACCGCTCCCCGTCAGGGGATTTCTCTCTTATAATCACCCCCAAGAGCAGCACAAACACCAAACCCGCTGCTGCCCCGATTTCGGTTGCCACCCCTACACCCGTTCCTACACCTACACTGACACCCATGAGTAAACCAGGTGTGGCCAGACAGGCAAGGCCCTTGCCACCAGTATCAGTCAACACCAACAGCTCTCACGCCAGTATCCATGACAACAAGCCTGCTTCTCCCCCGCCCGAAGTCTCGTCCAAGGACTTTAACAGCTACGGCGGGAAGACCATCGTGGTGAACCCCTCTAaggttgctgctgctgctccctCTACCAGTAGCCATGGCAGTAAGGCCCACCCAGTGACCTCTCACAGTGACTTCAACCCTTACGGGGGTAAGACTAAGGTAATGAAACCTGCTCCTGTTACCACAACCAGGCCTGATCCACCACAACCAGACATCCAGAGCAGGGCCATACCTCCCCCAGCATCCACCTCCGCCAGAGTGATGCCTACCCCAGCCTCCAACTTCACCCCAGCCAAAGTgatgcctccccctgtctccacccccaccccaGCCAGAGTGATGCCTCCTCCAGCTTTCAACTCCACCCCAGCCAAAAGGATGCCTCCACCAACCTCCACCTCCATCCCAACCAAAGTAGAAACCATGCCCTACGAGGTCAACAGCTACGGGGGGAAGACCAGAATGGTCACCCCATCCCACACCACCTCCCCCATTACCACCCCTGACATCCTCACACACACTCTAGTGAGGTCCCCCAGCAAAGCTTCATCCCCAGTGCCTTCTCAAGCCCCCAGACCTTTCTGCTACAGCACTCCCCCTAGCTCCAACAGGGTGGTGGCGTCTCCCCCGGAGCCCCGGCCGAAGTCCGCCGTCTCCAAGCCGTCCTTCCGCTCCCAAGGGATCACTGTGCAGTTCTCCGGACGGGGAGCGTCGGATGAGTCGCGCAGGGATGCGCTCCGGAAACTGGGACTGCTGAAAGGCACTTTCTAA